The Gossypium arboreum isolate Shixiya-1 chromosome 6, ASM2569848v2, whole genome shotgun sequence DNA window TAGGCCTTTTCATTGGTTAAGCCTTATGCTTTGAAACAATGAGCCCTTGCTGAACATAGAAGACATAAGAGTATAGCACATGTCAACTGCAGAAAAGTAATGACCAACAAGCAACAGAAGCATTTGAAAATTTCAAGCAAGGAAATGTCAACGTATATGCTAAGAAAATCAGACTGCTTTTACAGAAATAAATGGTGGAATGCATACAACAATACCTTCACGAGCAAATAAATCACGGAACAGACGCTTCAAGAATCCATAATCAGGTCGTTGATCAAATGTCAAGGAATGACAATAATGGAAGTATGATGCAAACTCCACGGGATGAGACTTACATAGAACCTTGATCAACAGGAGTCAGAGGAAAGAGAAGCCATGTTAATCAAATAATACTTGAACCACAATATAGAACTAAAAGATATATAAATGCAAACACACCTCAATAGGAGTGGACACCTTCTTCTCACATATTTTATCATATTTCTGCTTCTTTGTTGCAGCTTTCAAACCTTGCCATGGAAGGCTATATCATGAAACATTTTGGTAGGTTTAATATACAGAAAATAAACCAATTCataaaatcacttaaaatagGTCACCTACCTTCCTCTAAGAAAATATAAAAGTACGTATCCAAGTGACTCCAAATCATCCCGCCGGCTTTGCTCTACAACAGAAATATTACAAGTTAATATCTAAGTAAATGAAAAAAATGCTTTGTTCATCTTATACCTGACCGAAAAAAATTACCTATTCCAAGATGAGTGTTGCAACTTGCATAACGTGCAGTTCCCGTTAAATTCTTGTTTTCTCTGTGGGAAGAAAAATTCTTTTATGTCAGTAACAGCAATTCATTATTGACATATTACATAACTGGCACAGAATGCATCTAGCAATCCAAAGAATCAAAAAGGTAAGAAATAACAAACTAAACAAGAAAACTACCTATAAGGAATGTGGCGATTAGTTATGGAGTCTCGGTATCTTTTAGCAAGCCCAAAATCAATTATATAAACTTGATTTGCTTTGCGACCAAGTCCCATGAGGAAGTTATCAGGCTTTATATCTCTATGGAGAAATCCCTTTGAGTGAACATACTCAATTCTTGTAATCTAAAAACATTCAACGAAAGTAACAATTTATATAATCAATccaaaaaagataaaataaaaaacaaaatgtcACGGATTTTAGTTCACCATTTGATCAGCCAACATTAAGACAGTTTTCAGCGAAAACTTCCTGCCACAGTACACAAAAAGATCTTCTAGACTCGGTCCAAGCAAATCGAGAACAAGTACATTTTCTTCCCCATCAACACCTGACCATTTTATGCTTGGAATTCCACCTATACGTAAATTAGAAACAAAGCGACTCAGTATTTCACAGttgtttaaaatttcataaattaaataaatgaattcATTGAAGTTGTAGTAAGGCATTTACTTCCTCCTTGAAGAATATTGTACAATTTGGCTTCGTACAGCAGCTGCGGATGCTTTGTTCTACTGTTCTCCTGTAAGAGCCAAattgaaattaataatataattttaaaaaatttacaacaGGCGATTTTCAATTCTATCTCACATATCTACACTAAGAAGCATAAACGTCAACCAGATCAATATCCATGAacctaaaacaaataaaaagacaCTTACGATCTTAACAGCCACGATCTCAAAAGTATCGATATGCGTAGCTGCCGAAACgaaatcaaaa harbors:
- the LOC108486172 gene encoding casein kinase 1-like protein 3 isoform X1 encodes the protein MERIIGGKFKLGRKIGSGSFGEIYLATHIDTFEIVAVKIENSRTKHPQLLYEAKLYNILQGGSGIPSIKWSGVDGEENVLVLDLLGPSLEDLFVYCGRKFSLKTVLMLADQMITRIEYVHSKGFLHRDIKPDNFLMGLGRKANQVYIIDFGLAKRYRDSITNRHIPYRENKNLTGTARYASCNTHLGIEQSRRDDLESLGYVLLYFLRGSLPWQGLKAATKKQKYDKICEKKVSTPIEVLCKSHPVEFASYFHYCHSLTFDQRPDYGFLKRLFRDLFAREGYEFDYIFDWTIIKYQQAQKSRSQHQLSPIPGGSSSRPLPVDVDNHQGGFSATYSTDIIRSNNAPGQGVRMQFKPATGKNLISDTTIDKNIFDPHTPSSSFAPAGTSKRNGQKSTAPPDAANSDHGQGDKIRSSSSLFSSLHRISSAK
- the LOC108486172 gene encoding casein kinase 1-like protein 3 isoform X2, giving the protein MERIIGGKFKLGRKIGSGSFGEIYLATHIDTFEIVAVKIENSRTKHPQLLYEAKLYNILQGGSGIPSIKWSGVDGEENVLVLDLLGPSLEDLFVYCGRKFSLKTVLMLADQMITRIEYVHSKGFLHRDIKPDNFLMGLGRKANQVYIIDFGLAKRYRDSITNRHIPYRENKNLTGTARYASCNTHLGIEQSRRDDLESLGYVLLYFLRGSLPWQGLKAATKKQKYDKICEKKVSTPIEVLCKSHPVEFASYFHYCHSLTFDQRPDYGFLKRLFRDLFAREGYEFDYIFDWTIIKYQQAQKSRSQHQLSPIPGGSSSRPLPVDVDNHQGQGVRMQFKPATGKNLISDTTIDKNIFDPHTPSSSFAPAGTSKRNGQKSTAPPDAANSDHGQGDKIRSSSSLFSSLHRISSAK